Below is a genomic region from Biomphalaria glabrata chromosome 3, xgBioGlab47.1, whole genome shotgun sequence.
TGTCATGTACATCAAATAAACTACAATTTTGTTCAAAGATATCCTTTCAGTAATGAGCTTCTGTTTCTTCTTCAACTGCATTCAAGTTTCCAGCATTACTTTTTCTCCGAAGCGCCTTAACTTTATTGTCTGTTTTGCTATCCTGGTTGTTATGTTGATTGTCTGAAATCTTAGGTTTGTCAGCGTTTCGTCCCTCATTCCAATCGTCATTTCCGGTTTTGAGGTCACTAGAGAGCGCTAGTAGCGCATCGTCTGCTCGGCTGTTCCTAGAGTTGATGTCGTTGAGCAAAATGTCTTCCAGAGATTTTTTGTTGTGTATAGATGTTGACGTCTCTCTTTTGATGTCGTCGTCAGATTCGATGACAACCTCGTCGCCCATCGTATCGCTGTTGCGTCCAGACTCGTCCTCCGAGCCTGAGAATTCTGTAGTTGTTTCTTGGATGGTGTGAAAGACAGATGAGTAACCTTTCTGTATGAGTGCCGCCATGAAGGCCTGATACGCACGCTCCCCTCGCTGCAGTAGTGCTGTCATCAAAAGCtgtaaagaaatgttaaaagtatattagttttagttttgtaaACGAAACAATTCAGTTTAGTTTTGTCATATTTCTATTGTACTTTCTAGCAAATCATTTTGtatcaaattttaaaagtatattagTTAAGTTTTGTAAACGAAACAATTCAGTTTAGTTTTGTCCTTCTACTTTTGTACTTTTTAGCAAATCATTTTGTATGATGGGAGGCgaggtggttgagcggtaaagcgcttggcttcccaaccggaggtcccgggtttgaatccgtgtgaagactgggattttaaatttagggatctttgggctccacccagctctaatggggaaAAGTTAAGACGTTTgtttgtgctagccacatgacaccctcgttagccgtaggccacagaaacagatgacctttacatcatctgccctatagaccacaaggtctgaaaggagaactttatgCGGATAAGTATGAGCTTCCTAACCTTAACTAACTCAGCTCCACACATCATTGTGAATGATTACTTCCTTAATGTTCTCGACCAGTTCACGTGCCATTTATTTTCCCAGTGTCCAAAGAGCGTAAGAGATGAGCACCTCCGTAGTTATACCATTCAGTAACGAAACAAACAATAAAGTGCAATAAATGCTCAGCACCTCTGTAGTTATACCATTCAGTAACGAAACAAACAATAAAGTGCAATAAATGCTCAGCACCTCTGTAGTTATACCATTCAGTAACGAAACAAACAATAAAGTGCAATAAATGCTCAGCACCTCTGTAGTTATACCATTCAGTAACGAAACAAACAATAAAGTGCAATAAATGCTCAGCACCTCTGTAATTATACCATTCAGTAACGAAACAAACCATAAAGTGCAATAAATGCTCAGCACCTCTGTAGTTATACCATTCAGTAAGGAAACAAACAATAAAGTGCAATAAATGCTCAGCACCTCTGTAATTATACCATTCAGtaacgaaacaaacaaacaataaagggcAATAAATGCTCAGCACCTCTGTAGTTATACCATTCAGtaacgaaacaaacaaacaataaagggcAATAAATGCTCAGCACCTCTGTAGTTATACCATTCAGtaacgaaacaaacaaacaataaagggcAATAAATGCTCAGCACCTCTGTAGTTATACCATTCAGTAGcgaaacaaacaataaagggcAATAAATGCTCAGCACCTCTGTAGTTATACCATTCAGtaacgaaacaaacaaacaataaagggcAATAAATGCTCAGCACCTCTGTAGTTATACCATTCAGTAGcgaaacaaacaataaagggcAATAAATGCTCAGCACCTCTGTAGTTATACCATTCAGtaacgaaacaaacaaacaataaagggcAATAAATGCTCAGCACCTCTGTAGTTATACCATTCAGtaacgaaacaaacaaacaataaagggcAATAACTGCAGCCAGACTTACGTCCCATTTCTTATTTCTCCCATGTAGGTGCAGAACAATGTCCGCTTCCCTTGGAGTGATGATCTTGTTCTGGGTCAGGATGGGGCTGATGTCTGCTGGGTCCACAAATCTCCGGATGTATTTTGCATTCCTGACCAGCCGTACGGCGTATTCGTGAGGGTCGGGTCCAGGGGGCAAAGGGCTGTCGGTTGGTGTTTTGGGGGCCATGTCTGGTTCTGGAGACTGTTgctgggtaaaaaaaataacaatttaaaaacgATTTTTCTTATCTAGCAGACGAGAACTATAGATTTAATGTTAGAAACtacaaatgaaaaagaaatattttttttatgtgggcAAGGgtttttgtttgcttgtttttttaaggacaatatatcaccttcacctatcttttggaccgttggggaactacacaagatttgtcaaccgtctttctccattcagtGGAGTGGCGTAGTGGAGTACCTATGGGCCCGATTTGAGAAtgtgatgccccccccccttttttttttgtttcagtttgaTCATGTCAGAAATCAGATCGAGTCATACTATATGTATCAGtaaatcaacaaaacaaataaaatatgtattaattttttttatttcaaagcttatctaaggggaagaacctcAATATCACTGTCTCGATCTCAAAAGTGCAGGCATAAGCTTTCACTTTTCTAtgccaaaattaattaattaataattgaatagctatttttttttattgattcatgtattgtcatcgactataaatatttgtttctatttcatttggggccatcaAATTCACTTCTcttccaattatctaaggccggacATACCTGAATTATCCAAAGAAACCAACGACTTATTAGAGTTTAGGTCTCTAAATAACACGCACAAGTAGATTATTCTTAATTTTTGAAAGTACACATAtaggaaaaaaagttaaatttttctataaaattaactctttcagtgcggcGTTACTCTCAGAAGGTAAATCCCGGAAGgcttcatttttttctatcaaaataattcgcactgaaagagttaaagcaaCTTACATTGAACAGATCCTCCATGTTCATGACCCCAGCTTGCTGCAATAAGAGCTCCACGAGGTGCTGAGCGTTAGCCTCTTGCAGAGACTCCAAAAAAGCTTGGAACGCCCGTTGTCCTCTATGCGGCAATACAGCCAGAAAATATCTGCAACCAGATAATCACTCACCTACTTATAATCCTTCAGTTCGCCTTTTACACAAGCATACACATTGTAAAATTAAGtccaatttaaaataaatgtttaacaaCATCGCCAAACCTTACCTGGCCAACGCTTTTCTTCCTTGGTGCCTCAACGTTTTCAGCTGATCAAAATCGTGCCAGGTAAGTATGTGTTTACCTCTGATAGCCTTCAGCGTCTCTTCCATGGGGATTTCGTTGACCAGAAATTCATGGTTGGCGTTTAATAGCATCTGGTGTCTCTTGAGCATGGCTGTAACTGTTCAAACTACAAACGTCATCTTCAAGAGAGACTTAATCTGGAGCAGAAGGCGGcacgctatttaaaaaaacaaacaattcatttATAGTATTTTAAATGTGTCTTTAGAAAACAAATCAAACGCTCAAGAATATCCTATTATATGGAAGCGTTCAATGAGTTATGCCTCGTcgtaaaataacaattaaaagttGAAGAGAGCTTAAAGGTATTCTAGCTCGAATACGAAgtgttgaaaaacaaaagtccaacaattttctttcatttaaagTGTCGAAAGAGGACAATTATTTTATGCCCGAAGGTTGcttgaaattttgttttaaatatgagATGACCCGCTGTTATGAATCACGTTTCCAATGCATTGGTAATTAGACTAGCTGAATAAAACATGAAGGGTGAAATTATACCAACACATATATCGATTAGAATCAGACATTTTATTGATTGGGTTGATAAATTTTTTACTCCTCTTGTTTTGGAGGGAAACATAGATTAAAAGATGTTAATACCAGGAATGCGTTTATTTATCATCGTCACAAAGGATGTTATATTGTCTTTACTTTATTCAATaggttttat
It encodes:
- the LOC106055445 gene encoding uncharacterized protein LOC106055445, whose protein sequence is MLKRHQMLLNANHEFLVNEIPMEETLKAIRGKHILTWHDFDQLKTLRHQGRKALARYFLAVLPHRGQRAFQAFLESLQEANAQHLVELLLQQAGVMNMEDLFNQQSPEPDMAPKTPTDSPLPPGPDPHEYAVRLVRNAKYIRRFVDPADISPILTQNKIITPREADIVLHLHGRNKKWDLLMTALLQRGERAYQAFMAALIQKGYSSVFHTIQETTTEFSGSEDESGRNSDTMGDEVVIESDDDIKRETSTSIHNKKSLEDILLNDINSRNSRADDALLALSSDLKTGNDDWNEGRNADKPKISDNQHNNQDSKTDNKVKALRRKSNAGNLNAVEEETEAHY